Within the Hevea brasiliensis isolate MT/VB/25A 57/8 chromosome 2, ASM3005281v1, whole genome shotgun sequence genome, the region tcgatggatttcggtgttcttggtgtctatggaaagctctcgccgagtagatgattttagacacaagacccggttcgattggtggccggattttggccggggaagTCGAAACGCCGCACGCGCAAGGGAGGGAGTTCGCGTTTTACTGCCGTTTGGGGCGGGTGAGGTGGGAGGCGGCCGCGGTGGGTGAGGAGGTGGTGGCCTGGCAGggcggaggagagagaaaagagagagagaaggaagagaggtcgacgcgcgcggggaagggaagaagaaaaagaaaaaaggccggtccgattcgaccggtccgatctggTCTGGTtcaattcggccggttcgattcaagatacaaaattttgaatttttactctgcctcgggaccgaaaacgaggtccaaaaattccgaaaaaatttcagaaaactcagaaaaatacgtagactccaaatatatttttagttttgccacgtgctctttaaattaatttttaaaaatcatcaaagtttatattttcggaaaatcgaacccaatttttaaaatccgaaaaatctcaaaaaaattcctaaaatttaaataaaattaaaataccaaaaatgctcataaaatttaaaattttggggtgttacatatttattcaaagaaaaattgtttaaatttttttataatatttttaaagaaagcccaaaagaaattttaagaaaaactttatgaaaaataatttaaagaaataatatttctaaaaagatttataaaaaatatttaaaaaaatctcCTAAAATCACATTtccaaaaattttgtaaaaaaaaaaaataagagaaaatttttagaataaaaaatatttaagtaataattttaaaaatcatgTTAAAATCGATTAGTgtgaaatttatatataaaaaagaacTATTATTAAAAcagttaaaaaattatttaaattaaattaaattaattaagagaAATTTGAATGAATAtcgattttaataataataataataacaatttatattttttaaaagatgaaattaattaagacatacattttaaattataattaaaatattaaattaaaaaaatatatatattatcataGTGCATAGCATCGGTATTTCACTAATAATTAATATTGGTGAATTTGCATATCCACCCTACATAGAATAATTTCTTAattcctaaaaattgaccaattttTAGTGTAATGTCTATTTGACGATTGTCATCAATACCCTAATTGATAATCAAGTATCTCagttttacttaattttttttcctaGGTACAGTTTTAAtcgaaattaattatataaaaaataatgattttttattttatctaaaatatttgtcatacttaaaaaattaagaaatattaattatttttttaaattatattatttatatctacttaaatattataataaatatttatataattttttaaataaagcaaatgtaattaaattaattattaatatatttttattgagAAATTTCATGCGAAAGGTAAAAATGCATTCTTCTAAATAAATCGTCAAGTGTTACTACTCATTGGTGATCACTAAAACGGCAGAGCGCTTGAGCCTTGACCACGTATAACGTCGAAGCCACATGTGGCCAACCTCGACCTTAGTAACTCACACGTACGCATCTACCTTCAGCTCACAACTCCTTCTCTGCATCCAAAACTAAACTCCAATCACTTCCTCAATTCGATTTCCTCTTCGCCTACAATGAGTCGCAAGAGAGATAAACCATACTTCTCTCGCCACGACCGTGCTCCCTACCCGAAACGGCGTCGCCCTCTGCCTCCTCCACAGTCCGCCGAAGAGAGTGACGACAAGCCAGCCGTGAAGCCGCCTCCGCCACCTGCTGTGGTGGTTATGGGTCTGCTACCGAATTCCTCTGTTCTTGATCTGAAGTCGAGGTTCGAGATCTACGGTTCAATCTCCCGTATCCGCATCGACCGTGATGGCGTCGGGTACGTCACTTACCGGTCCAAGGACTCTGCCGAAGCTGCCATTGCTGCTGCCCTTGACGCCTCCTTTGGCATCACTATTGATTCGAAAAGAGTATGCACTTCAATTTCTCCTTCCCAATTTTTCGTAATGTGCCTCTGCTTGGCTGCTGGGAAAATATGGGAATATCAAAACCCTATCTTTCAATTATTTGGGTATTTTGTGAAATTGAGTTAAGTTTAATACAACACTACAGTTACGCTTGTTAACTTCTCTTTCGTTCTTTGGATTTTGCTTAGCCATTGAAAGCTTCAAAATTCACCTGTTGAGCTTCTTAAGTTTAATTCTGCTAGCTCAATTATTTGATTTATCAAAACAGGATTTATATGATTTTGGATATTAAAAAGAGGATTTGGTGCAGGTGCAGGTGTTATGGGCAACGGATCCTCTTGCGCAGTGGAGGGAAGGAGTTGGGGTTGGAGGTAACAAGGAAAATGGGTCATCCTCCAAACTCTTGCGGCCTGAGATACCCTTAAGCAGACACGGCAGAGTTAATAAGCTCGCTTCTGCTATAGTAAACCCGAGAAGTAGTGGTGATACTTCTGCTGTGCCAGATGTGCCGTCCAAAGGCAGGGAGATAGTTGCTTATGATGATATCCTCTAACGTTTGTTTTTCTCCTTAAGGGAGGGGGAGGGGCATCGCTTTTGTACGAGTAGTTTGTGCTTCTTTTTGTTTATGCATAGGATTGCACGCAAGGCTAGCAACTTAAGAAAAATTTGCTAGAGGATTTGGACACTGATTGGTCTTTGGCTTTTTAAGCTAGTTTTATATTGGTCATGATATGATATGTAGCATTGTTTTATTGTGGTTTTCTAAATCTGGGCTTTGTAATTTGTttgctttaatttttatttatttttctttcagcAAACATAAATGTAGACTCTGCCATAGGGCGGTTTCGGAGCATAATCGGACTGGTTAAATTCTGGTTCGGAATCCTGATCAGTCTATGGTTTCGAACTGCTTCAAAACCGATGACCCCTAAAGGGTAGAGCTTGGTGAACCGTGATTGATGTAAGCTACACATAAAAATAATCCATAATGTAAGCTGAGTTCACATTGCTTCCTTTGGATAATCGGACTGGTTAAATTCTGGTTCGGAATCCTGATCAGTCTATGGTTTCGAACTGCTTCAAAACCGGTGACCCCTAAAGGGTAGAGCTTGGTGAACCGTGATTGATGTAAGCTACACATAAAAATAATCCATAATGTAAGCTGAGTTCACATTGCTTCCTTTGGATATTCTATGTCTTTCTAAGACAGTAAATTCATCATTGACTAATCAAGGGGCTTTGATCTGTTGTTCCCTATGCTAGGATGTTCCTTCTATTGTTAGATATTTTCAGAGTTTTCATGTCTTTCCCCCCTGGAATTTATGTTATGTACAAGGGGGAATCCTTGGTCATATGAGTCCTTCCCATGCCAGCCACAATACGCCTACTTCTGTTTATTATTTTCATCTGGTATGTGGACGAAACACCTTCCAGCATTTTTCCTTCTTCAAAATGCTCTTCGGTTGACTTGCTATTTTTGGAAGGGGTAGGGTTGCTATTTTGAAACTATAATTTAATAATTCGTTTGTAAATGCAAGTTAAGATAATAAAATTACTGCTGCAATGCTAGttatttgaaaataattaataaggggAATATTCTACTAAAATTTCGTGTTAGAACAAAAGGGTGAgatatttgttttaattttttttggcaTATTTATAAAATTGTCATTTTAACAAATTTCAAAAATGGAGATCCAACACAAGAGGAATGAAAAGGCAAAGTCTCTAAAATTTAACACATTCGAGATGCATTTTACCAAACTTAATACCCCCGCTATAATGAAATATTGAAATTCAAGAGGCGAGGATTGGAACCGCACAAATCTAAATTAGACAACCAAATCCTAAATCCCAGCTCCAACAGCTAAAAGCAATTAAACTAGCAGTTGGAAGGATGACTAGACATGCTTCATTCTGGCAATGGTTCCACCGTCGACAGCGTTAGAGCCGGGCTGTGACTTTGCGAAGAATTCTTGGGACTTGCCGGTGTCGCATAGGATTGATAGTGATGTGATCAGACTTCGTTACGAGACTGTGAGCAAGAATTTGGGAGTTGAGTGGTCGTGGAAATCATTGCTAAACAAAGAGGGACGGATTAAGGTATATGGCTATTCTCTGTGGCTCTCTTTTACTTGAAAGTGCCTCTCTAATTTCATGATTTGGGATCAGAGAAATTAAACGTTTTGCGGCAACACTTATTCCTAACTCTTGTTTAGGAAAAGCAAAATGATTAGAGTTTGAACATGATTTAATTTCAGCTGCTGAAGAAGCAATAGCTCTAGAATCTAGAATTCTAGATATTCCAAAATGGCCTACAGTGGGATGCTTGAACTTTTATTGTTAGGATGATAGGTAACAAAAACACACAGTAAGGACAAGACAATAGCTTGTAGTGGGACAACTTGTTCGAGTCTTAGCCCTGGAATTTCTTCCTGCAGTTTAACTTGGAACATCTGTTGTGCAACTTGTAATCAAGAATGTTCCCAATGGCTTTTCTGCCGTATAAGCGTTTATTTCTATTTCATTAATGATATTACATGGCTGAGACTCTTTTTAAGTGTTAATAGAAAATTACTGTTGATTTGTTTGCCTTCGTGTGTGTGCGCGCGCGCTCATAAGAATCAGATCTCAAAGCTTCCATGACCTCAGTTTAGCTCTTTAAAAGCTCAGTTCTATAAAACAATGAATAATGAAGACGTGGTTGATTGTGTTGATCGGCCATTAAGATTTAAATTCCTAAAAAAGTTGCTGATGCCATTATGTCCCTGATTATTTACTTAGCAACTGGGCATGGACATTTTTCCAAGCTCCCAAATTGATATTTAGTAAggttgaataaataaattaaccCTGACCTTTCCCAAAAATAGCCTAGTGATGCTTTCAATTAGTCCAATTTCTCATTCAATTTTGATGCTGACTAGGATTGCAAAGTTCACCTAATTTCACCTTTTAAAAGTTGCAATGTGACACATTTTTAAATGTTGGATGTCAATAGACTTTTCAGGTAAAGGATAGAAGTCAAAATGTATTTGTGACCTATTTAGTATTCTAAAACAGGTGACATCCCAAAAACATCCTTTGACCTTAGAGATATCTGCCATGGCACCCACTGACGCTTTATGTACAGGAAAATGAATTGGAGATATGCAGCTGTGCATGGGAATCATCGGAATCAGATCTGATAGTTTTAGTAAAAGGAACTGAGATTTGTCCCAATGTCAAGATAGTTGGATAACACTTTGTTTGGGATTGAAGGTAGATCAATTTTGCCTACATTGAAGCTATGCAATAGGGCAAGCAGAATTTACCGAGTATTT harbors:
- the LOC110645043 gene encoding uncharacterized protein At1g27050, coding for MSRKRDKPYFSRHDRAPYPKRRRPLPPPQSAEESDDKPAVKPPPPPAVVVMGLLPNSSVLDLKSRFEIYGSISRIRIDRDGVGYVTYRSKDSAEAAIAAALDASFGITIDSKRVQVLWATDPLAQWREGVGVGGNKENGSSSKLLRPEIPLSRHGRVNKLASAIVNPRSSGDTSAVPDVPSKGREIVAYDDIL